The Streptomyces sp. NBC_00224 genome has a window encoding:
- a CDS encoding RNA polymerase sigma factor SigF: MSAEQGSSKVQVLTLMKSVPAPDVRESPEAIDTCAVPGSPEALDSAGPAPSAAAARREATRSHEPLDTRTLSRSLFLRLAALGGGESPERTYVRDTLIELNLPLVRYAAARFRSRNEPMEDIVQVGTIGLIKAIDRFDCERGVEFPTFAMPTVVGEIKRFFRDTSWSVRVPRRLQELRLALTKASDELAQKLDRSPTVPELAAVLGVSEEDVVDGLAVGNAYTASSLDSPSPEDDGGEGSLADRLGYEDAALEGVEYRESLKPLLAKLPPRERQIIMLRFFANMTQSQIGEEVGISQMHVSRLLTRTLAQLREGLIAD, from the coding sequence ATGTCCGCAGAACAGGGCAGCTCAAAGGTGCAGGTGCTCACGCTCATGAAGAGCGTGCCCGCGCCAGATGTGCGCGAGAGCCCGGAAGCCATCGACACCTGCGCCGTGCCCGGCTCCCCCGAGGCGCTCGACTCCGCCGGACCGGCGCCCTCCGCCGCGGCCGCCCGGCGGGAGGCGACGCGCTCCCACGAACCGCTGGACACCCGCACGCTCTCCCGCTCCCTGTTCCTGCGGCTGGCCGCGCTGGGCGGCGGGGAGAGCCCGGAGCGTACGTACGTACGCGACACGCTGATCGAGCTGAACCTCCCGCTCGTGCGGTACGCGGCGGCCCGCTTCCGCTCCCGCAACGAGCCGATGGAGGACATCGTCCAGGTCGGCACGATCGGCCTGATCAAGGCGATCGACCGGTTCGACTGCGAACGGGGCGTGGAGTTCCCGACGTTCGCGATGCCGACGGTGGTCGGTGAGATCAAGCGCTTCTTCCGCGACACGAGCTGGTCGGTCCGGGTCCCGCGCCGCCTCCAGGAACTCCGCCTCGCGCTGACGAAGGCGAGCGACGAACTGGCCCAGAAGCTGGACCGTTCGCCCACCGTGCCCGAGCTGGCGGCGGTCCTGGGCGTCTCGGAAGAGGACGTGGTGGACGGCCTCGCGGTCGGCAACGCGTACACGGCCTCCTCCCTCGACTCCCCCTCCCCCGAGGACGACGGCGGCGAGGGCTCCCTCGCGGACCGCCTCGGCTACGAGGACGCGGCCCTTGAGGGCGTGGAGTACCGCGAGTCCCTCAAGCCCCTCCTGGCCAAACTCCCCCCGCGCGAACGCCAGATCATCATGCTCCGCTTCTTCGCGAACATGACGCAGTCCCAGATCGGCGAGGAGGTGGGCATCTCCCAGATGCACGTCTCCCGCCTCCTGACGCGGACGCTGGCGCAACTGCGGGAGGGGTTGATCGCGGACTAG
- a CDS encoding RNA polymerase sigma factor SigF, whose protein sequence is MPASTAPQVPPQNEPQEPPESHRAPVRTSSRGADTRALTQVLFGQLKGLEPGTPEHHRVRGALIEANLPLVRYAAARFRSRNEPMEDVVQVGTIGLINAIDRFDPERGVQFPTFAMPTVVGEIKRYFRDNVRTVHVPRRLHELWVQVNGATEDLTTAHGRSPTTAEIADRLKIGEDEVLACIEAGRSYHATSLEAAQEGDGLPGLLDRLGYEDPALAGVEHRDLVRHLLVQLPEREQRILMLRYYSNLTQSQISQELGVSQMHVSRLLARSFARLRSANRIEA, encoded by the coding sequence GTGCCGGCCAGTACCGCACCTCAAGTGCCGCCCCAGAACGAGCCCCAGGAGCCCCCCGAAAGCCACCGTGCCCCTGTCCGGACCAGCAGCCGGGGCGCGGACACCCGGGCGCTCACCCAGGTCCTCTTCGGGCAGCTCAAGGGCCTGGAGCCGGGCACTCCGGAGCACCACCGGGTGCGCGGGGCGCTGATCGAGGCCAACCTGCCGCTGGTGCGGTACGCGGCGGCGCGGTTCCGCTCCCGCAACGAGCCGATGGAGGACGTGGTCCAGGTCGGCACGATCGGTCTGATCAACGCGATCGACCGGTTCGACCCGGAGCGCGGGGTGCAGTTCCCGACCTTCGCCATGCCGACGGTGGTGGGCGAGATCAAGCGGTACTTCCGCGACAACGTGCGCACCGTCCACGTCCCGCGCCGGCTGCACGAGCTCTGGGTCCAAGTGAACGGCGCCACCGAGGACCTGACGACCGCTCACGGCCGCTCGCCCACGACCGCCGAGATCGCCGACCGGCTGAAGATCGGCGAGGACGAGGTACTGGCCTGCATCGAGGCGGGCCGCTCGTACCACGCGACCTCCCTGGAGGCGGCCCAGGAGGGCGACGGCCTGCCGGGCCTCCTGGACCGGCTCGGCTACGAGGACCCGGCGCTGGCCGGGGTCGAACACCGCGATCTGGTCCGCCACCTCCTCGTACAACTGCCCGAACGCGAGCAGCGGATCCTGATGCTCCGCTACTACAGCAATCTGACGCAGTCCCAGATCAGCCAGGAGCTGGGCGTGTCCCAGATGCATGTGTCCAGGCTGCTGGCCAGGAGCTTCGCGCGGCTTCGATCCGCAAATCGAATCGAGGCATAA
- a CDS encoding Dabb family protein has translation MIRHLVLFKLNEGVERDEARVAAGVKAFEELDGLVPELRFWECAWNITDRPIAYDFAINSAVEDADALKRYLEHPAHQAAAGQWREFATWVIADYPF, from the coding sequence ATGATCCGCCATCTGGTCCTCTTCAAGCTCAACGAAGGCGTGGAGCGCGACGAGGCGCGCGTCGCCGCCGGGGTGAAGGCGTTCGAGGAACTGGACGGGCTCGTCCCCGAGCTGAGGTTCTGGGAATGCGCCTGGAACATCACCGACCGGCCCATCGCGTACGACTTCGCCATCAACTCGGCGGTCGAGGACGCGGACGCGCTGAAGCGCTACCTCGAACACCCGGCCCACCAGGCGGCGGCCGGGCAGTGGCGCGAGTTCGCCACCTGGGTGATCGCCGACTATCCGTTCTGA
- the tadA gene encoding tRNA adenosine(34) deaminase TadA, giving the protein MRTALGEAGRAALAGDVPVGAVVLSAAGTVLATAHNEREITGDPTGHAEIVALRRAAQKTGEWRLTGCTLVVTLEPCVMCAGALVQSRVERVVYGARDEKAGAAGSLWDLVRDRRLNHRPEVIQGVLEEECSRQLTAFFRER; this is encoded by the coding sequence ATGCGCACCGCCCTGGGGGAGGCCGGGCGGGCCGCACTGGCCGGCGACGTGCCGGTCGGCGCCGTCGTCCTGTCCGCGGCCGGCACGGTCCTCGCCACCGCCCACAACGAGCGCGAGATCACCGGCGACCCCACGGGGCACGCGGAGATCGTCGCGCTCCGGAGGGCGGCGCAGAAGACCGGGGAGTGGCGGCTGACCGGCTGCACGCTCGTGGTGACCCTGGAGCCGTGCGTCATGTGCGCGGGCGCGTTGGTGCAGTCCCGGGTCGAACGGGTCGTGTACGGGGCGCGCGACGAGAAGGCGGGCGCGGCCGGGTCCTTGTGGGACCTGGTGCGCGACCGGCGGCTCAACCACCGCCCCGAGGTGATCCAGGGCGTCCTGGAGGAGGAGTGCTCCCGCCAGCTGACGGCGTTCTTCCGGGAGCGCTGA
- the upp gene encoding uracil phosphoribosyltransferase, which produces MRLHVVDHPLVAHKLTTLRDKRTDSATFRRLSDELVTLLAYEATRDVRTEQVDIETPVTPTTGVKLSYPRPLVVPILRAGLGMLDGMVRLLPTAEVGFLGMIRNEETLEASTYATRMPEDLSGRQVYVLDPMLATGGTLVAAIKELIRRGADDVTAVVLLAAPEGVEVMERELAGTPVTVVTASVDERLNEHGYIVPGLGDAGDRMYGSAE; this is translated from the coding sequence ATGCGTCTCCACGTCGTCGACCACCCCCTGGTCGCCCACAAGCTCACCACCCTGCGCGACAAGCGCACCGACTCCGCGACCTTCCGGCGCCTCTCCGACGAGCTGGTCACCCTGCTCGCGTACGAGGCCACGCGCGACGTGCGCACCGAGCAGGTCGACATCGAGACCCCGGTGACCCCGACGACGGGCGTGAAGCTGTCGTACCCGCGTCCGCTGGTGGTCCCGATCCTGCGGGCGGGCCTCGGCATGCTGGACGGCATGGTCCGCCTGCTGCCGACCGCCGAGGTGGGCTTCCTGGGCATGATCCGCAACGAGGAGACCCTGGAGGCCTCCACGTACGCGACGCGCATGCCGGAGGACCTCTCCGGGCGCCAGGTGTACGTCCTGGACCCGATGCTGGCCACCGGCGGCACGCTGGTCGCGGCGATCAAGGAGCTCATCAGGCGCGGCGCGGACGACGTCACGGCGGTCGTCCTGCTGGCCGCGCCCGAGGGCGTCGAGGTCATGGAGCGCGAGCTCGCGGGCACGCCGGTGACGGTCGTGACGGCGTCGGTCGACGAGCGGCTCAACGAGCACGGGTACATCGTGCCGGGTCTGGGTGACGCGGGGGACCGCATGTACGGCTCGGCGGAGTAA
- a CDS encoding LytR C-terminal domain-containing protein produces the protein MSMLTPPGMGGKYRITGDKYPRMRRPRRRGRLLLAAVAAVVALGLIGWGTIQLIDVFGGSDDAKKETAGAKHDCAPSPSPSTATAAAAALPKPAQITVNVYNATPRGGLAKETADELKKRGFAIGKVGNAPEEYDKKVTGNGILLGAPGATRGMFSVLGTQLKGTTQKTDARTTPDVDLILGSTFQTLDPAQQAATALATLGKPTPQAPGKC, from the coding sequence ATGAGCATGCTCACTCCCCCCGGCATGGGCGGAAAGTACCGCATCACGGGCGACAAGTACCCGCGGATGCGCCGCCCCCGCCGCCGCGGCCGACTCCTGCTCGCGGCGGTCGCCGCCGTCGTGGCCCTCGGTCTGATCGGCTGGGGGACGATCCAGCTCATCGACGTCTTCGGCGGGTCGGACGACGCGAAGAAGGAGACGGCGGGCGCGAAGCACGACTGCGCGCCGAGCCCGTCGCCGTCCACGGCGACCGCCGCGGCCGCCGCGCTGCCGAAGCCCGCCCAGATCACGGTGAACGTCTACAACGCGACGCCGCGGGGCGGCCTCGCCAAGGAGACGGCGGACGAACTCAAGAAACGCGGCTTCGCCATCGGCAAGGTGGGGAACGCGCCGGAGGAGTACGACAAGAAGGTCACCGGGAACGGGATACTGCTGGGCGCGCCCGGGGCGACGCGGGGCATGTTCTCGGTCCTGGGTACGCAGCTGAAGGGCACGACCCAGAAGACGGACGCCCGCACGACCCCGGACGTCGACCTCATCCTGGGCTCGACCTTCCAGACCCTGGACCCGGCCCAACAGGCGGCCACGGCCCTGGCAACCCTGGGCAAGCCGACGCCGCAGGCTCCCGGCAAGTGTTGA
- a CDS encoding type II toxin-antitoxin system VapB family antitoxin: MIFKRIGSGRPYPDHGRESTRQWADVAPRPVRLDQLVTTKGQLDLETLLAEDSTFYGDLFAHVVKWQGDLYLEDGLHRAVRAALQQRQVLHARVLEMD, translated from the coding sequence GTGATCTTCAAGCGCATCGGAAGCGGGCGGCCGTACCCCGACCACGGCCGGGAAAGCACCCGGCAGTGGGCGGACGTCGCGCCGCGCCCGGTCCGGCTCGATCAGCTCGTCACCACGAAGGGCCAGCTCGACCTGGAGACCCTCCTGGCGGAGGACTCCACGTTCTACGGCGACCTCTTCGCCCACGTCGTGAAGTGGCAGGGCGACCTCTACCTGGAGGACGGGCTGCACCGCGCGGTGCGCGCGGCGCTCCAGCAGCGCCAGGTACTCCACGCGCGCGTGCTGGAAATGGACTGA
- a CDS encoding helicase HerA-like domain-containing protein, with product MTDSDETPGASAGVTPGGAPPVASSVSLPPPVAEIATGYAFTGPAMELGAVLWEGQCHADAPVCIPLAMLNRHGLVAGATGTGKTKTLQLIAEQLSANGVPVFLADVKGDVSGIAAPGQDSPKVRERAGQVGQTWEAAGFPCEFYALGGIGAGIPLRATVTSFGPVLLSKVLQLNQTQEQSLGLIFHYADSKGLELYDLKDLKAVTGFLVSDVGKPELKGIGGLSSVTAGVILRSITAFEQQGASEFFGEPEFDVSELLRLGPDGRGLVSVLELPAVQDKPQLFSTFLMWLLAELFNGLPEVGDVDRPKLVFFFDEAHLLFSGASKAFLESITQTVRLIRSKGVGVFFVTQTPKDVPADVLAQLGNRVQHALRAFTPDDAKALKATVRTFPKSPYDLEETLTGLGTGEAVITVLSETGAPTPVAVTRLRAPRSLMGPVPAEDLDRLVKSSLLYERYAEAVDRESAFEKLSAGEKEREAAAVESALESPSAPKERGDKSLAEQVVGSGIFRSLARSVGTQLGREISRSLFGTRRR from the coding sequence ATGACCGACAGCGACGAGACGCCGGGCGCGTCGGCGGGTGTGACCCCGGGTGGGGCGCCGCCCGTCGCCTCCTCCGTCTCCCTCCCTCCCCCCGTCGCCGAGATCGCCACCGGCTACGCCTTCACCGGCCCCGCCATGGAGCTCGGGGCCGTGCTCTGGGAGGGGCAGTGCCACGCCGACGCGCCGGTCTGTATCCCGCTCGCCATGCTCAACCGGCACGGCCTGGTCGCCGGAGCCACCGGCACCGGCAAGACCAAGACGCTCCAGCTCATCGCCGAGCAGCTGTCCGCGAACGGCGTCCCCGTCTTCCTGGCGGACGTGAAGGGGGACGTCTCCGGGATCGCCGCGCCCGGGCAGGACAGCCCCAAGGTGCGAGAGCGGGCCGGGCAGGTCGGGCAGACCTGGGAGGCGGCCGGATTCCCCTGCGAGTTCTACGCGCTCGGCGGCATCGGCGCGGGCATCCCGCTGCGGGCCACGGTCACCAGCTTCGGGCCCGTACTCCTGTCGAAGGTCCTGCAACTCAACCAGACGCAGGAGCAGTCGCTCGGGCTGATCTTCCACTACGCCGACTCCAAGGGCCTTGAGCTGTACGACCTGAAGGACCTCAAGGCGGTCACCGGCTTCCTGGTCTCGGATGTCGGCAAGCCGGAGCTGAAGGGGATCGGCGGGCTGTCGTCCGTCACCGCCGGGGTGATCCTGCGGTCGATCACCGCCTTCGAGCAGCAGGGCGCGAGTGAGTTCTTCGGGGAGCCGGAGTTCGACGTCAGCGAGCTGCTGCGGCTGGGGCCGGACGGGCGCGGGCTGGTGTCCGTACTGGAGCTGCCCGCCGTCCAGGACAAGCCGCAGCTCTTCTCCACCTTCCTGATGTGGCTGCTCGCGGAGCTGTTCAACGGGCTGCCGGAGGTCGGCGACGTGGACCGGCCCAAGCTCGTCTTCTTCTTCGACGAGGCGCATCTGCTGTTCAGCGGGGCGTCGAAGGCGTTCCTGGAGTCGATCACGCAGACCGTGCGGCTCATCCGCTCGAAGGGCGTCGGCGTCTTCTTCGTGACGCAGACGCCGAAGGACGTGCCCGCGGATGTGCTGGCGCAGCTGGGCAACCGGGTGCAGCACGCGCTGCGCGCGTTCACGCCGGACGACGCGAAGGCGCTGAAGGCGACGGTACGGACGTTTCCCAAGTCGCCGTACGACCTGGAGGAGACGCTCACCGGGCTCGGTACGGGCGAGGCGGTGATCACGGTCCTGAGCGAGACGGGCGCGCCGACGCCGGTCGCGGTGACGCGGCTGCGGGCGCCGCGGTCCCTGATGGGGCCGGTGCCGGCGGAGGACCTCGACCGGCTGGTCAAGTCCTCCCTCCTGTACGAGCGTTACGCGGAGGCCGTCGACCGCGAGTCGGCGTTCGAGAAGCTGTCGGCGGGGGAGAAGGAGCGGGAGGCTGCGGCGGTGGAGTCGGCGCTGGAGTCCCCCTCGGCGCCGAAGGAGCGGGGTGACAAGTCGCTGGCCGAGCAGGTGGTCGGCAGTGGGATCTTCCGCTCTCTGGCGCGGTCGGTGGGCACGCAGCTGGGCCGCGAGATCTCCCGCTCCCTCTTCGGCACCCGCCGCAGATAG
- a CDS encoding HhH-GPD-type base excision DNA repair protein: MARSEKPTQELHLSQQPDADALLSRSPLAALVGMLLDQQIPMEWAFAGPYTIATRMGADDLDAAAIASYDPDAFAELLKQKPAVHRYPGSMAQRVQQLCRYLVEEYGGDAEAIWRDAPTGADLLTRLKALPGFGDQKARIFLALLGKQLSVHPPGWQEAAGAYGEPNCHRSVADITGPETLAKVRAHKQEMKAAARAAKPPK, from the coding sequence ATGGCACGGAGTGAGAAACCCACGCAGGAGCTGCACTTGTCCCAGCAGCCGGACGCCGACGCGCTGCTCAGCCGCAGCCCTCTGGCCGCGCTGGTCGGCATGCTGCTGGACCAGCAGATCCCGATGGAGTGGGCCTTCGCGGGCCCGTACACGATCGCGACCCGCATGGGCGCGGACGACCTCGACGCGGCGGCGATCGCGTCCTACGACCCGGACGCCTTCGCCGAGCTCCTGAAGCAGAAACCGGCCGTGCACCGCTACCCCGGCTCCATGGCCCAGCGCGTTCAGCAGCTCTGCCGCTACCTGGTGGAGGAGTACGGGGGTGACGCGGAGGCGATCTGGCGCGACGCGCCGACCGGCGCCGACCTGCTGACCCGCCTCAAGGCCCTCCCCGGCTTCGGCGACCAGAAGGCCCGCATCTTCCTGGCCCTCCTCGGCAAGCAACTCTCCGTCCACCCTCCGGGCTGGCAAGAGGCCGCGGGCGCGTACGGCGAACCGAACTGCCACCGCTCGGTCGCGGACATCACGGGCCCGGAGACCCTGGCGAAGGTGCGGGCACACAAACAGGAAATGAAGGCAGCAGCGAGGGCGGCGAAGCCGCCGAAGTGA
- a CDS encoding germacradienol/geosmin synthase yields the protein MTQPFVLPDFYMPYPARLNPHLEAARVHSREWARGMGMLEGSGIWELSDLDAHDYALLCSYTHPDCDAEALSLVTDWYVWVFFFDDHFLEEFKRTQDREGGKAYLERLAAFMPMDLADGFPEPTNQVEKGLADLWARTVPSMSYGWRERFAESTRNLLNESMWELVNINAGRIANPVEYIEMRRKVGGAPWSAGIIEYAANAELPPAVASSRPLRVLTDAFSDGVHLRNDLFSYQREVEEEGELSNGILVLETFLGCTTQEAAETVNDLLTSRLQQFENTALTEVPALCLEKGLSPEECARIAAYVKGLQDWQSGGHEWHMRSSRYMNKQAQERSSMFGGVLGTSALDIKNLFGRPAQARLRSHGHVPFERVGPSLLPDFDVPFELGLSPHHADARERSVAWAGRMGLLNDIWDEQKLLGYDFALCSAGLDPDATPEELELSAEWLTWGTYGDDYYPLVYGRSRDLVGARVAHERFLHILDADDPERGRALAVSPMERSLADLWARTAGPMSPQGRQGFRQAVEVMLESWLWELHNQGQHRIPDPVDYIEMRRRTFGSDLTVALSRMRHADALPPEIFRTGTMSALENSAMDYGMLINDFFSYQKEIEFEGEVHNLLLVVQRFFDCDYPASVRIVDDLVRSRMQQFLHIKETEIPLLYEEFGLDGEGRAALDAYVKEFEDWIAGILNWHRGVRRYSDESLRGGSLPNVIPSVLASSGLGTAALRFAQLVAQSTGGPVDSQVAGLTGA from the coding sequence GTGACGCAGCCGTTCGTCCTGCCGGATTTCTATATGCCGTATCCGGCCCGGCTCAATCCTCATCTCGAAGCCGCGCGGGTCCACTCCCGCGAGTGGGCCCGTGGGATGGGCATGCTGGAGGGGTCCGGCATCTGGGAGCTGAGCGACCTCGACGCCCATGACTACGCGCTGCTGTGCTCGTACACCCACCCCGACTGCGACGCGGAAGCCCTGTCGCTCGTCACCGACTGGTACGTGTGGGTGTTCTTCTTCGATGATCACTTTCTCGAAGAGTTCAAGCGGACCCAGGACCGGGAGGGCGGCAAGGCTTATCTTGAGCGGCTTGCCGCCTTCATGCCCATGGACCTCGCCGATGGGTTTCCCGAGCCGACCAACCAGGTGGAGAAAGGTCTCGCCGACCTGTGGGCGCGGACCGTGCCCAGCATGTCCTACGGCTGGAGGGAACGGTTCGCCGAGTCCACCCGCAACCTTCTCAACGAGTCGATGTGGGAGCTCGTCAACATCAACGCGGGGCGCATCGCCAACCCCGTCGAGTACATCGAGATGCGCCGCAAGGTCGGCGGCGCGCCCTGGTCGGCGGGGATCATCGAGTACGCGGCGAACGCCGAACTCCCGCCCGCCGTGGCGTCCTCGCGCCCGCTGCGGGTCCTCACCGACGCCTTCTCGGACGGCGTCCATCTGCGCAACGACCTCTTCTCGTACCAGAGGGAGGTGGAGGAGGAAGGGGAGCTGAGCAACGGGATTCTCGTGCTGGAGACCTTTCTCGGGTGTACGACCCAGGAAGCCGCCGAGACCGTCAACGATCTCCTCACCTCCAGGCTTCAGCAGTTCGAGAACACCGCCCTCACCGAAGTCCCCGCGCTGTGTCTGGAGAAGGGGCTCAGTCCGGAGGAGTGTGCTCGGATCGCCGCGTATGTGAAGGGGTTGCAGGACTGGCAGTCCGGCGGGCACGAGTGGCACATGCGCTCCAGCAGGTACATGAACAAGCAGGCGCAGGAGCGCAGTTCGATGTTCGGCGGGGTGCTCGGCACCTCGGCGCTGGACATCAAGAACCTCTTCGGGCGCCCGGCTCAGGCCCGGCTGCGCAGCCACGGCCATGTGCCGTTCGAGCGCGTCGGGCCGTCCCTGCTGCCCGACTTCGACGTGCCCTTCGAGCTGGGGCTCAGCCCGCACCACGCCGACGCGCGGGAGCGCTCGGTGGCCTGGGCGGGGCGGATGGGCCTGCTCAACGACATCTGGGACGAGCAGAAGCTGCTCGGCTACGACTTCGCGCTCTGCTCGGCCGGGCTCGACCCGGACGCCACCCCGGAGGAGCTGGAGCTCAGCGCGGAGTGGCTGACCTGGGGGACGTACGGGGACGACTACTACCCGCTGGTGTACGGGCGTTCGCGCGATCTCGTCGGTGCGCGGGTCGCCCATGAGCGGTTCCTGCACATCCTCGACGCCGACGATCCGGAGCGCGGGCGCGCCCTCGCGGTGAGCCCGATGGAACGTTCGCTCGCCGACCTGTGGGCGCGCACGGCGGGCCCGATGTCGCCGCAGGGGCGCCAGGGCTTCCGCCAGGCGGTCGAGGTGATGCTGGAGAGCTGGCTGTGGGAGCTGCACAACCAGGGACAGCACCGCATCCCCGACCCGGTCGACTACATCGAGATGCGGCGGCGCACCTTCGGCTCGGACCTGACCGTGGCCCTGAGCCGGATGCGGCACGCGGACGCGCTGCCGCCGGAGATCTTCCGTACGGGCACGATGAGCGCCCTGGAGAACTCCGCGATGGACTACGGGATGCTGATCAACGACTTCTTCTCGTACCAGAAGGAGATCGAGTTCGAGGGCGAGGTGCACAACCTGCTCCTGGTGGTGCAGCGCTTCTTCGACTGCGACTATCCGGCCTCGGTGCGGATCGTCGACGACCTGGTGCGCTCGCGGATGCAGCAGTTCCTCCACATCAAGGAGACCGAGATCCCGCTGCTGTACGAGGAGTTCGGGCTCGACGGGGAGGGCCGGGCGGCCCTCGACGCGTATGTGAAGGAGTTCGAGGACTGGATCGCGGGGATCCTCAACTGGCACCGGGGCGTGCGCCGCTACAGCGACGAGTCGCTGCGCGGCGGCTCGCTGCCGAACGTGATCCCCTCGGTGCTCGCCTCCTCCGGGCTAGGTACGGCCGCGCTCCGGTTCGCCCAGCTGGTGGCGCAGTCCACCGGCGGCCCGGTGGACAGCCAGGTCGCGGGGCTCACCGGGGCGTGA
- a CDS encoding cation diffusion facilitator family transporter has product MGHDHGPPPGAAGTLSGTFRSRLLWTIGISASITVIQVVGALLSGSLALLADAAHSLTDAVGVALALGAITLAQRAPTPRRTFGFYRVEIFSAVLNALLLVAIFVWVLWSAIGRFNEPVEVKGGLMFAVAVGGLAANLVGLWLLRDAKDQSLNLRGAYLEVLGDALGSVAVIVGGLVILLTGWQAADPIASIVIGLLIVPRAYGLLRDALHVLMEAAPQDMDLAEVRRHLLEEPGVLAVHDLHGWTVTSGMPVLTAHVVVADDALADGYGDLLGRLQRCVGDHFDVAHSTIQLEPEGHPESPGALHS; this is encoded by the coding sequence ATGGGTCATGACCATGGACCTCCACCCGGGGCCGCGGGCACCCTGAGCGGCACGTTCCGCAGCCGGCTGCTGTGGACCATCGGCATCAGCGCGTCGATCACCGTCATCCAGGTGGTCGGCGCGCTGCTCTCCGGCTCGCTCGCCCTGCTCGCGGACGCCGCACACAGCCTCACCGACGCGGTCGGCGTCGCGCTGGCGCTCGGCGCGATCACCCTGGCCCAGCGTGCCCCCACGCCCCGGCGCACCTTCGGCTTCTACCGGGTGGAGATCTTCTCGGCGGTCCTGAACGCCCTGCTGCTCGTGGCGATCTTCGTCTGGGTGCTGTGGTCGGCGATCGGCCGGTTCAACGAGCCGGTGGAGGTCAAGGGCGGGCTGATGTTCGCGGTCGCGGTGGGCGGGCTCGCGGCGAACCTGGTCGGGCTGTGGCTGCTGCGGGACGCCAAGGACCAGAGCCTCAATCTGCGCGGCGCCTATCTGGAGGTCCTGGGCGACGCGCTCGGCTCGGTCGCGGTGATCGTCGGCGGTCTGGTCATCCTCCTGACGGGCTGGCAGGCGGCCGACCCGATCGCGTCCATCGTGATCGGTCTGCTGATCGTGCCGAGGGCGTACGGACTGCTGCGCGACGCCCTGCACGTCCTGATGGAGGCCGCCCCGCAGGACATGGACCTGGCGGAGGTGCGCCGGCACCTGCTGGAGGAGCCCGGCGTGCTGGCGGTCCACGATCTGCACGGCTGGACGGTCACCTCCGGGATGCCGGTCCTCACCGCCCATGTGGTGGTGGCCGACGACGCGCTGGCCGACGGGTACGGGGACCTGCTGGGGCGCCTCCAGCGGTGCGTCGGCGACCACTTCGACGTGGCCCACTCCACGATCCAGCTGGAGCCCGAGGGACACCCCGAGTCCCCCGGTGCACTGCACAGCTAG
- a CDS encoding SDR family oxidoreductase yields MDIAIAGGTGTLGSRVAEELRTRGHRVRVLSRRSPEYRVDLTTGEGLIDALAGCDVVVDAANGHGTAKGVARTLVDGSRRLLAAARAVGVQHHVCVSIVGCDMVPMGYMQVKAEQEWVVREGRVPWTIVRATQFHELLASALGSAAKWGVVPVPRARLRTVACMEAAWVVADVAEGVPHRGRIEVCGPEDTDVREMARVWRNVTGRKAVLMPVPLPGRMGQALRAGALTVERPDVRGTMSFAEWLRTEQVWASVAGLR; encoded by the coding sequence ATGGACATCGCCATTGCGGGAGGGACGGGGACGCTGGGTAGCCGCGTCGCCGAGGAGCTGCGTACGCGGGGGCACCGCGTGCGGGTGCTGAGCCGTAGGTCACCGGAGTACCGGGTCGACCTGACCACGGGGGAGGGGCTGATCGACGCCCTTGCGGGGTGCGACGTCGTGGTGGACGCGGCCAACGGCCACGGCACCGCCAAGGGGGTGGCCCGCACGCTCGTGGACGGATCGCGGCGGCTGCTCGCCGCCGCGCGGGCCGTGGGCGTACAGCACCACGTATGCGTCTCGATCGTGGGCTGCGACATGGTGCCGATGGGATATATGCAGGTCAAGGCCGAGCAGGAGTGGGTCGTACGGGAGGGCAGGGTGCCCTGGACGATTGTGCGGGCCACCCAGTTCCACGAACTGCTCGCCTCGGCGCTCGGGTCGGCCGCCAAGTGGGGGGTGGTGCCGGTGCCCCGGGCCCGGCTGCGCACGGTCGCCTGCATGGAGGCCGCCTGGGTGGTCGCCGACGTGGCGGAGGGGGTGCCGCACCGGGGGCGGATCGAGGTCTGCGGGCCCGAGGACACCGACGTCCGCGAGATGGCCCGGGTCTGGCGCAACGTCACCGGGCGCAAGGCCGTCCTGATGCCGGTGCCGCTGCCCGGCCGGATGGGCCAGGCGCTGCGGGCGGGCGCGCTCACGGTGGAGCGGCCGGACGTGCGCGGCACCATGTCGTTCGCGGAGTGGCTGCGGACCGAGCAGGTCTGGGCGAGCGTCGCGGGGCTGCGGTGA